One part of the Microbacterium saperdae genome encodes these proteins:
- a CDS encoding anaerobic C4-dicarboxylate transporter family protein translates to MNDNVWILIAQLIVVILAIYMGTRTSGIGLGVWGLVGVAVLIFVFGEAPGNAPVDAVFIVITVITAASTMQAAGGIDWMVSVAAKVIRRKPKSVVFLAPAMSFLFTVGAGTGNIFYPLLPVIYDVSYQQKIRPERALSVSAVASQVGILCSPVSAATASMVVLLAPQGVDLGGLLLIMWPASIAGLFVAALVMMRHGKDLEDDPEFQRRLADKRIQPPVVDAHDTTLPRTAVLSAALFLIGVGVIVLFGLFQGLRPVIGTDDAGDPVRLSVTVIIEVVMGVIAALIFVFCKVKAADVPKQPTFPAGLVGAIALFGIAWLANTFVAANQTLIVDGLGSVVSGSSAFLGALLFALALFAVAMLTTSQSSATNAIVPIGITIGLPAPLLVGLWPSTMGIYTLPANGSQVATVAFDQTGTTKMGKFVFDHSFQLPNLVYVGVAIIVGVTLSFLFA, encoded by the coding sequence GTGAACGACAACGTGTGGATCCTGATCGCCCAGCTGATCGTCGTCATCCTCGCGATCTACATGGGCACCCGCACCAGCGGGATCGGCCTGGGCGTCTGGGGCCTGGTCGGCGTCGCCGTCCTCATCTTCGTGTTCGGCGAAGCCCCGGGCAACGCCCCGGTGGATGCCGTCTTCATCGTCATCACGGTCATCACCGCGGCCTCCACCATGCAGGCCGCCGGCGGCATCGACTGGATGGTCTCGGTCGCGGCGAAGGTGATCAGACGCAAACCGAAGTCCGTGGTGTTCCTCGCGCCCGCGATGTCGTTCCTCTTCACCGTCGGCGCCGGCACGGGCAACATCTTCTACCCGCTGCTCCCCGTCATCTACGACGTCTCGTACCAGCAGAAGATCCGCCCGGAGCGGGCACTGTCGGTCTCGGCTGTGGCCTCTCAGGTCGGCATCCTGTGCTCTCCGGTTTCCGCGGCCACGGCCTCGATGGTGGTGCTGCTCGCGCCGCAGGGCGTCGACCTCGGCGGTCTGCTGCTCATCATGTGGCCGGCATCCATCGCCGGTCTCTTCGTCGCCGCTCTCGTCATGATGCGCCACGGCAAGGACCTCGAGGACGACCCCGAGTTCCAGCGCCGCCTGGCCGACAAGCGGATCCAGCCGCCGGTGGTCGATGCGCACGACACCACGCTCCCGCGCACCGCGGTGTTGTCGGCCGCGCTGTTCCTGATCGGCGTCGGCGTGATCGTGCTGTTCGGGCTCTTCCAGGGACTGCGCCCCGTCATCGGCACCGACGATGCCGGCGACCCCGTGCGTCTGAGCGTCACCGTGATCATCGAGGTGGTCATGGGTGTGATCGCGGCCCTGATCTTCGTGTTCTGCAAGGTCAAGGCAGCGGATGTGCCGAAGCAGCCGACGTTCCCCGCCGGCCTCGTCGGGGCGATCGCCCTCTTCGGTATCGCCTGGCTCGCGAACACCTTCGTCGCGGCGAACCAGACGCTCATCGTCGACGGGCTCGGCTCGGTCGTCTCGGGCTCCTCGGCGTTCCTGGGAGCCCTGCTGTTCGCTCTCGCCCTGTTCGCCGTCGCGATGCTCACGACCAGCCAATCGAGCGCGACCAACGCGATCGTGCCGATCGGCATCACGATCGGTCTGCCCGCACCGCTCCTGGTGGGACTCTGGCCGTCGACCATGGGCATCTACACGCTGCCGGCCAACGGCAGCCAGGTCGCGACCGTCGCGTTCGACCAGACCGGCACCACGAAGATGGGAAAGTTCGTCTTCGACCACTCCTTCCAACTGCCGAACCTCGTCTACGTGGGTGTCGCGATCATCGTCGGAGTGACGCTCTCGTTCCTGTTCGCCTGA
- a CDS encoding Type 1 glutamine amidotransferase-like domain-containing protein, translating into MSHVVATGAGKAMMERRNDPTHDYILELTRKKRPRVLFVGTATGDDAAYIVSFYSTYDSDRCAPHHLPLFHRAVDDLAGFVKGFDVIHVGGGNTANMLDVWKRQGLDEIMREMWEDPDSNVVFTGGSAGGICWFEGGTTDSYGPTLQVLPEGLGFLHGSFCPHYDAEDQRRPLFHDSLLTGELATGYAVGNLQSLHFENSEFVTAISPVENPLALRVEAIGGRIVETELATEILVGSAPVTQGPSS; encoded by the coding sequence ATGTCTCATGTGGTGGCAACCGGAGCGGGCAAGGCGATGATGGAGCGTCGGAATGATCCGACGCACGACTACATCCTCGAGCTCACGAGGAAGAAGAGACCGCGGGTGCTCTTCGTCGGCACGGCGACCGGGGACGACGCGGCGTACATCGTGAGCTTCTACTCCACGTACGACTCCGACCGCTGCGCGCCGCACCATCTGCCGCTCTTCCATCGCGCGGTCGACGACCTCGCCGGGTTCGTGAAGGGCTTCGACGTGATCCACGTCGGAGGCGGCAACACCGCCAACATGCTCGACGTGTGGAAGCGGCAGGGCCTCGACGAGATCATGCGCGAGATGTGGGAGGACCCCGACTCGAACGTGGTCTTCACGGGCGGGAGCGCCGGCGGCATCTGCTGGTTCGAGGGCGGCACGACCGACAGTTACGGCCCGACCCTCCAGGTGCTCCCCGAAGGGCTCGGATTCCTGCACGGCAGCTTCTGCCCGCACTACGACGCGGAGGATCAGCGACGACCACTGTTCCACGACTCGCTCCTGACCGGCGAGCTCGCCACGGGCTATGCGGTCGGCAATCTGCAGTCGCTGCACTTCGAGAACTCGGAGTTCGTGACGGCGATCAGTCCGGTCGAGAATCCTCTGGCTCTGCGTGTCGAGGCGATCGGCGGCCGGATCGTCGAGACCGAACTCGCGACCGAGATCCTCGTCGGATCCGCTCCCGTCACCCAGGGGCCGTCGTCGTGA